Proteins encoded within one genomic window of Humulus lupulus chromosome 1, drHumLupu1.1, whole genome shotgun sequence:
- the LOC133806588 gene encoding uncharacterized protein LOC133806588 isoform X1: protein MSPILFSKSSNFSELSHLSQKELNEMLPPQPGTFEDREDLIKYVRDFGASQGYVVTIKKSRKDRRVILGCDRGGVYRNRRKIDESKRKRKASSRLINCPFEAIGKKEDDVWVLAIKNGEHNHEALKDMSEHPYSRRFTEEEVRKIKVMTEAGIKPRQVLKALKQSNPELQSTPRHLYNLKAKIRQGTVSEKSFNSWRPNRSVPVNTSTSNPEGTLTQNNQLLKVPNFVGGKFVDSHASSVIDVINPATQEVVSQVPTSTYEEFKAAVSSAKQAFPLWKNTPITTRQRIMFKLQELIYRDIDKLAMNMTMEQGKTSKGAKGDVLRGLEVVEHACGVGNLQMGEFVPNSSNGIDTYCIREPLGVCAGICPFNFPAMTPLWMFPIAVTCGNTFVLKPCENNPGASLMLASLATEAGLPDGVLNVVHGAHDIVNYICDDDDIKAISFVGSNAAGMHVYAREASRGKRVQSNVGGKNLAIIMPDASVDTTLNALVAAGFGDAGVAISTAIFVRGSIPWERELVDRAKSLKVNVGTDPNADLGPVISKEAKDRICRLVHNSLESGARLLLDGRKVVVPGYENGSFVGPTILSDITTNMDCYKEEIFGPILLCMQVDSLEEAIMIVNRNRYVNGASIFTTSGIAARKFQNEVDAGLVGINVSVPVPLPFSSFSGSKASFSGKSGVQFYTQIKTVAQQWKDLSSLVLPLAVPPPSEKDMTGRAACSALPSSSDRDSASQRGSPSMHSESETDSPSHGVSLPVTSSEADLPNPGVSSVSSTADRDLPSQGVYLPPTSERELSNGEMSLALPPTTDRDLPSQGVSITSTQISERMYMPQASRWNETSHPTSQRNDTLPPTSERIHTATSQRNDNTTLASQRADINMALTSERVYIPASHDTMGSMSHRNDSMAATSHRVDANVHPSSERVYMLTSHLGDSMTQTLQRSDTMFTTSERLYMLATSHRSDHIGLTTQRNDIALHSTSERIYMSAASQRNDNLTAASQPTDSMPSTSERMYMSSIVQRNAAMPPTSERLYMHGTSPRLYPQNPIISMEEFPSQGPSVSLPSSQRI from the exons ATGTCCCCGATCCTTTTCTCAAAATCTTCTAATTTTTCCGAACTCTCTCACTTGAG TCAGAAAGAGCTTAACGAGATGCTTCCTCCACAACCTGGAACATTTGAAGATCGTGAGGACCTCATCAAATATGTACGTGATTTTGGTGCTAGTCAGGGATATGTCGTGACTATAAAGAAGTCTAGGAAAGATAGAAGAGTCATCCTTGGTTGTGATAGAGGTGGTGTATATCGCAATAGGCGAAAAATTGATGAAAGTAAACGCAAAAGGAAAGCAAGTTCACGCCTTATAAATTGTCCTTTTGAAGCTATTggtaaaaaagaagatgatgtATGGGTGCTTGCTATAAAGAATGGGGAGCACAATCATGAAGCTCTAAAGGACATGTCAGAGCATCCTTATAGTCGCCGTTTTACTGAGGAAGAGGTCAGGAAAATTAAAGTAATGACTGAAGCTGGTATTAAACCTCGTCAAGTACTTAAGGCTCTCAAGCAAAGTAATCCAGAGCTGCAGTCAACCCCAAGGCATTTGTACAATCTCAAGGCTAAGATTCGTCAAGGAACTGTATCAG agaaaagttttaactcatgGAGACCTAATAGATCTGTCCCTGTGAACACAAGTACATCTAACCCTGAGGGGACATTGACGCAAAATAACCAGCTG CTGAAGGTTCCTAATTTTGTTGGAGGGAAATTTGTGGATTCGCATGCTAGTTCAGTCATTGATGTTATCAATCCG GCAACACAAGAGGTTGTTTCTCAAGTCCCAACAAGTACGTATGAAGAATTCAAAGCTGCAGTTAGTTCAGCCAAGCAAGCTTTTCCTCTGTGGAAAAACACACCTATTACCACTCGTCAACGTATAATGTTCAAGCTCCAGGAGCTCATCTACAGAGATATT GATAAGCTTGCCATGAATATGACAATGGAACAGGGTAAAACATCAAAGGGTGCTAAAGGCGATGTGCTCCGTGGTCTAG AGGTGGTTGAACATGCTTGTGGGGTGGGAAATCTACAAATGGGGGAGTTTGTTCCTAACTCTTCTAATGGAATTGACACATACTGCATTAGGGAACCTCTTGGTGTTTGTGCTGGAATATGCCCCTTCAACTTTCCAGCAATGACTCCTTTATGG ATGTTCCCTATTGCGGTTACATGTGGGAATACTTTTGTCCTTAAGCCTTGTGAAAATAATCCAG GGGCTTCATTGATGCTAGCATCACTAGCAACAGAGGCTGGTTTGCCTGATGGTGTCTTAAATGTTGTTCATGGTGCTCAT GATATTGTAAACTACATCTGTGATGATGATGACATTAAAGCAATATCCTTTGTTGGTTCAAATGCA GCTGGGATGCACGTATATGCTAGGGAAGCTTCTAGGGGAAAGCGTGTTCAG TCCAATGTAGGAGGGAAGAATCTTGCAATCATCATGCCTGATGCTAGTGTGGATACCACCTTAAATGCTCTAGTTGCTGCTGGTTTTGGTGATGCAGGCGTGGCTATCAGCACAGCTATTTTTGTTAGGGGTTCAATTCCATG GGAAAGAGAACTTGTGGATCGTGCAAAATCCCTCAAAGTCAATGTGGGAACTGATCCCAATGCTGACCTTGGTCCAGTAATTTCTAAAGAG GCAAAGGATCGCATATGCAGATTAGTTCACAACAGTCTCGAGAGTGGTGCTAGACTTTTGCTTGATGGGAGAAAAGTTGTG GTTCCAGGTTATGAGAATGGGAGTTTTGTTGGTCCTACAATCTTAAGTGATATTACAACCAACATGGATTGCTACAAG GAAGAGATATTTGGACCGATTCTTCTTTGTATGCAG GTTGACAGCCTTGAAGAGGCGATCATGATTGTTAACAGAAACAG GTATGTTAATGGAGCTTCAATATTCACCACATCTGGTATTGCTGCAAGAAAGTTCCAGAATGAAGTAGACGCTGGGCTG GTTGGGATCAATGTTTCTGTTCCAGTTCCGTTGCCATTTTCATCATTCAGTGGATCAAAGGCCTCTTTCTCTG GCAAGTCAGGAGTTCAATTTTACACCCAAATCAAAACTGTTGCCCAACAGTGGAAAGATTTATCAAGCCTAGTATTGCCTTTAGCTGTGCCTCCACCTTCAGAGAAAGATATGACAGGAAGAGCTGCATGTTCAGCCTTGCCTTCTTCATCAGATAGAGATTCAGCAAGCCAAAGGGGGTCACCATCTATGCATTCAGAATCTGAGACGGATTCTCCAAGCCATGGAGTTTCACTCCCAGTCACTTCATCTGAGGCAGATTTACCAAACCCAGGAGTGTCATCTGTGTCTTCGACAGCTGATAGAGATTTGCCAAGCCAAGGTGTCTACTTGCCACCCACATCAGAGAGGGAATTATCCAATGGAGAAATGTCGCTAGCTCTGCCTCCAACAACAGATCGGGATTTACCTAGCCAAGGAGTATCAATAACCTCTACCCAGATATCTGAGAGGATGTATATGCCACAGGCATCCAGGTGGAATGAAACCTCACATCCAACCTCTCAAAGGAATGACACGCTTCCACCAACATCTGAAAGAATTCACACGGCAACGTCTCAGAGGAATGACAACACAACGCTGGCTTCTCAGAGGGCTGACATCAATATGGCCCTAACTTCTGAGAGGGTATATATACCTGCCTCCCATGATACAATGGGTTCAATGTCACATAGAAATGACAGTATGGCCGCAACATCTCACCGAGTTGATGCTAATGTTCATCCAAGTTCCGAGAGGGTATATATGCTAACATCTCATCTGGGTGACAGTATGACTCAAACACTTCAAAGGTCTGATACCATGTTCACGACATCTGAGAGGCTATACATGCTGGCCACATCTCATCGGAGTGACCACATTGGTTTGACCACTCAGAGGAACGATATTGCTCTACATTCGACTTCAGAGAGGATATACATGTCTGCAGCATCTCAGAGGAATGACAATCTGACTGCTGCTTCTCAACCAACTGATTCCATGCCTTCAACATCAGAGAGAATGTACATGTCTTCTATTGTTCAGAGAAATGCTGCCATGCCACCAACATCTGAGAGATTATATATGCACGGTACATCTCCAAGGTTATATCCTCAAAACCCAATAATATCAATGGAAGAATTTCCAAGCCAAGGACCATCAGTGTCTCTACCATCATCCCAAAGGATATAG
- the LOC133806588 gene encoding uncharacterized protein LOC133806588 isoform X2: protein MSPILFSKSSNFSELSHLSQKELNEMLPPQPGTFEDREDLIKYVRDFGASQGYVVTIKKSRKDRRVILGCDRGGVYRNRRKIDESKRKRKASSRLINCPFEAIGKKEDDVWVLAIKNGEHNHEALKDMSEHPYSRRFTEEEVRKIKVMTEAGIKPRQVLKALKQSNPELQSTPRHLYNLKAKIRQGTVSEKSFNSWRPNRSVPVNTSTSNPEGTLTQNNQLLKVPNFVGGKFVDSHASSVIDVINPATQEVVSQVPTSTYEEFKAAVSSAKQAFPLWKNTPITTRQRIMFKLQELIYRDIDKLAMNMTMEQGKTSKGAKGDVLRGLEVVEHACGVGNLQMGEFVPNSSNGIDTYCIREPLGVCAGICPFNFPAMTPLWMFPIAVTCGNTFVLKPCENNPGASLMLASLATEAGLPDGVLNVVHGAHDIVNYICDDDDIKAISFVGSNAAGMHVYAREASRGKRVQSNVGGKNLAIIMPDASVDTTLNALVAAGFGDAGVAISTAIFVRGSIPWERELVDRAKSLKVNVGTDPNADLGPVISKEVPGYENGSFVGPTILSDITTNMDCYKEEIFGPILLCMQVDSLEEAIMIVNRNRYVNGASIFTTSGIAARKFQNEVDAGLVGINVSVPVPLPFSSFSGSKASFSGKSGVQFYTQIKTVAQQWKDLSSLVLPLAVPPPSEKDMTGRAACSALPSSSDRDSASQRGSPSMHSESETDSPSHGVSLPVTSSEADLPNPGVSSVSSTADRDLPSQGVYLPPTSERELSNGEMSLALPPTTDRDLPSQGVSITSTQISERMYMPQASRWNETSHPTSQRNDTLPPTSERIHTATSQRNDNTTLASQRADINMALTSERVYIPASHDTMGSMSHRNDSMAATSHRVDANVHPSSERVYMLTSHLGDSMTQTLQRSDTMFTTSERLYMLATSHRSDHIGLTTQRNDIALHSTSERIYMSAASQRNDNLTAASQPTDSMPSTSERMYMSSIVQRNAAMPPTSERLYMHGTSPRLYPQNPIISMEEFPSQGPSVSLPSSQRI, encoded by the exons ATGTCCCCGATCCTTTTCTCAAAATCTTCTAATTTTTCCGAACTCTCTCACTTGAG TCAGAAAGAGCTTAACGAGATGCTTCCTCCACAACCTGGAACATTTGAAGATCGTGAGGACCTCATCAAATATGTACGTGATTTTGGTGCTAGTCAGGGATATGTCGTGACTATAAAGAAGTCTAGGAAAGATAGAAGAGTCATCCTTGGTTGTGATAGAGGTGGTGTATATCGCAATAGGCGAAAAATTGATGAAAGTAAACGCAAAAGGAAAGCAAGTTCACGCCTTATAAATTGTCCTTTTGAAGCTATTggtaaaaaagaagatgatgtATGGGTGCTTGCTATAAAGAATGGGGAGCACAATCATGAAGCTCTAAAGGACATGTCAGAGCATCCTTATAGTCGCCGTTTTACTGAGGAAGAGGTCAGGAAAATTAAAGTAATGACTGAAGCTGGTATTAAACCTCGTCAAGTACTTAAGGCTCTCAAGCAAAGTAATCCAGAGCTGCAGTCAACCCCAAGGCATTTGTACAATCTCAAGGCTAAGATTCGTCAAGGAACTGTATCAG agaaaagttttaactcatgGAGACCTAATAGATCTGTCCCTGTGAACACAAGTACATCTAACCCTGAGGGGACATTGACGCAAAATAACCAGCTG CTGAAGGTTCCTAATTTTGTTGGAGGGAAATTTGTGGATTCGCATGCTAGTTCAGTCATTGATGTTATCAATCCG GCAACACAAGAGGTTGTTTCTCAAGTCCCAACAAGTACGTATGAAGAATTCAAAGCTGCAGTTAGTTCAGCCAAGCAAGCTTTTCCTCTGTGGAAAAACACACCTATTACCACTCGTCAACGTATAATGTTCAAGCTCCAGGAGCTCATCTACAGAGATATT GATAAGCTTGCCATGAATATGACAATGGAACAGGGTAAAACATCAAAGGGTGCTAAAGGCGATGTGCTCCGTGGTCTAG AGGTGGTTGAACATGCTTGTGGGGTGGGAAATCTACAAATGGGGGAGTTTGTTCCTAACTCTTCTAATGGAATTGACACATACTGCATTAGGGAACCTCTTGGTGTTTGTGCTGGAATATGCCCCTTCAACTTTCCAGCAATGACTCCTTTATGG ATGTTCCCTATTGCGGTTACATGTGGGAATACTTTTGTCCTTAAGCCTTGTGAAAATAATCCAG GGGCTTCATTGATGCTAGCATCACTAGCAACAGAGGCTGGTTTGCCTGATGGTGTCTTAAATGTTGTTCATGGTGCTCAT GATATTGTAAACTACATCTGTGATGATGATGACATTAAAGCAATATCCTTTGTTGGTTCAAATGCA GCTGGGATGCACGTATATGCTAGGGAAGCTTCTAGGGGAAAGCGTGTTCAG TCCAATGTAGGAGGGAAGAATCTTGCAATCATCATGCCTGATGCTAGTGTGGATACCACCTTAAATGCTCTAGTTGCTGCTGGTTTTGGTGATGCAGGCGTGGCTATCAGCACAGCTATTTTTGTTAGGGGTTCAATTCCATG GGAAAGAGAACTTGTGGATCGTGCAAAATCCCTCAAAGTCAATGTGGGAACTGATCCCAATGCTGACCTTGGTCCAGTAATTTCTAAAGAG GTTCCAGGTTATGAGAATGGGAGTTTTGTTGGTCCTACAATCTTAAGTGATATTACAACCAACATGGATTGCTACAAG GAAGAGATATTTGGACCGATTCTTCTTTGTATGCAG GTTGACAGCCTTGAAGAGGCGATCATGATTGTTAACAGAAACAG GTATGTTAATGGAGCTTCAATATTCACCACATCTGGTATTGCTGCAAGAAAGTTCCAGAATGAAGTAGACGCTGGGCTG GTTGGGATCAATGTTTCTGTTCCAGTTCCGTTGCCATTTTCATCATTCAGTGGATCAAAGGCCTCTTTCTCTG GCAAGTCAGGAGTTCAATTTTACACCCAAATCAAAACTGTTGCCCAACAGTGGAAAGATTTATCAAGCCTAGTATTGCCTTTAGCTGTGCCTCCACCTTCAGAGAAAGATATGACAGGAAGAGCTGCATGTTCAGCCTTGCCTTCTTCATCAGATAGAGATTCAGCAAGCCAAAGGGGGTCACCATCTATGCATTCAGAATCTGAGACGGATTCTCCAAGCCATGGAGTTTCACTCCCAGTCACTTCATCTGAGGCAGATTTACCAAACCCAGGAGTGTCATCTGTGTCTTCGACAGCTGATAGAGATTTGCCAAGCCAAGGTGTCTACTTGCCACCCACATCAGAGAGGGAATTATCCAATGGAGAAATGTCGCTAGCTCTGCCTCCAACAACAGATCGGGATTTACCTAGCCAAGGAGTATCAATAACCTCTACCCAGATATCTGAGAGGATGTATATGCCACAGGCATCCAGGTGGAATGAAACCTCACATCCAACCTCTCAAAGGAATGACACGCTTCCACCAACATCTGAAAGAATTCACACGGCAACGTCTCAGAGGAATGACAACACAACGCTGGCTTCTCAGAGGGCTGACATCAATATGGCCCTAACTTCTGAGAGGGTATATATACCTGCCTCCCATGATACAATGGGTTCAATGTCACATAGAAATGACAGTATGGCCGCAACATCTCACCGAGTTGATGCTAATGTTCATCCAAGTTCCGAGAGGGTATATATGCTAACATCTCATCTGGGTGACAGTATGACTCAAACACTTCAAAGGTCTGATACCATGTTCACGACATCTGAGAGGCTATACATGCTGGCCACATCTCATCGGAGTGACCACATTGGTTTGACCACTCAGAGGAACGATATTGCTCTACATTCGACTTCAGAGAGGATATACATGTCTGCAGCATCTCAGAGGAATGACAATCTGACTGCTGCTTCTCAACCAACTGATTCCATGCCTTCAACATCAGAGAGAATGTACATGTCTTCTATTGTTCAGAGAAATGCTGCCATGCCACCAACATCTGAGAGATTATATATGCACGGTACATCTCCAAGGTTATATCCTCAAAACCCAATAATATCAATGGAAGAATTTCCAAGCCAAGGACCATCAGTGTCTCTACCATCATCCCAAAGGATATAG